The stretch of DNA TGCGCTGGGCACCGCACGCCGGCTGCGTCGACCCGCTGACCGCGATCACCCGTGCCCGAGCGCTCGCTGCCGGCGCGCAACTGTCCCCAGCCTCAGTCACCGACGCCGCATTCTGGCAAGGAATGACCGAAGCCGTGCTGCGCTGTTACCTACACGCCGCCGCTCTCGACGACCGCAGCATGCGTGATGTGCTGACCTGGACCGCTCGTCCCGCCGACCCCACACCGGTGCGGATCCTTCGCACTCACCCCGACGCCGCGCCCGGTTGGGTGGAAGAGCTCACCGCGCAATCCGCGGCTGACCCCCGCCAACGTGACTCGGTTTGGGCCGGGGTCCGTCGCGCGGTCGATTCTCTCGCTGACCCTCGGGTGCTCGACGCCTGCTCCCCACCAGCAGGTGAGGCGCTAGACCTCACCGAGTTCATCCGCGACCGCGGGACTCTCTACCTGCTCGGTACCACCGGTGCGCAGCTCACCGTCGCGCCACTTGTGACGGCCCTCGTCGAAGCCCTCGTTGACACCGCCCGCACCCTCGCCGCCGCCACCCCGGGCGGACGGATCGACCCGCCGCTGACCGTGCTGCTCGACGAAGCCGCGAACATCGCGCCGATCCCATCCCTGCCGAACCTTCTCGCCGACGGCGGCGGATCCGGCATCACCACGATCTGCGTCCTGCAGTCACTCGCCCAGGCCCGCGCCCGTTGGGGACAAGCTGGCGCCGACGCCATGTGGGACGCTGCGACGACGAAGGTCATTCTCGGTGGTCTCGCCCATGCCGAGGACTTGCAGCGAATCAGCCAACTCGCCGGCGACATCGACGACCCGGTCCGCACCCGCACCCACGGCGCGGGCGGCGCCTCGACCTCGATCGCCCCCCGGAGACTGTCCGCACTGCCGATCGAGGTACTGCGCACCCTGCCCGAAGGCACGGCGATCGTGCTCGCCCGTCGCACGCCGCCAGTACACGCACGCCTCACGCCGTGGTGGGACGGCCCCCATGCTCACGTCATCGAAGCCGCACTTGCCGATCGATCCAACCGATGACCGACCTCGAGCGGCTCGCCGCCGACCTCGCCGAGCTTCGCGAGGATGTGGACTACCTCGCCTCAATCGTCGAACCGGGCCTAGTCGCGGCTCCTCCCAATAGCGCGCCGGCGCCGCCTCCGCTTCCCTCGGTCGAGGGAGGTGTCGAGGCTCAGGCCTCACGCGCCGGCATTGCCCATGTGTGGCACACGCTCGCGCCAGACGAAGCGGACCTCGCCTCAGCGGCGCTCGCCAAGTGGGTGGACTGGCTTTCCGCCCGCTACACCCTCGACGACACCATCCCCACCTGCTGGTATCGCCATGGCGCCATGGTCGACGAGCTCGACGCGTTGCGCGCCGCATGGACCGCCGCCTATCTAGACCCACACGCCCGTCCAATCGACGCCACATATTGGCTCGAGTCTCTCGACCGCGCGGTCATGCGGCTGCATATATGGGACCGCTACGGCTGCACCGCTGGCACCCACCAAGACGACACCACTGGTGCAACGCGCTCGGCGAGCGGCTCGAGGGCAAGTCACCTGAATACCGACATCGATACCCGTCTGCCGGCACGGCCTCTTTACGCCGTCACAAGCGATCCTCCCGTCGACCGATAGCAGCAAGCGCGAGGTGCGTGGACAGGTGCAGATGGCGTGGGGGAGTTCGTGGGGACACCGTCCTGCTGACCTGCCACTCGCAGGTGGCCGCATCGGCGGCGCCAGAAGGGCAGCGGTATGAGTGGTGGCCTTGACCCAGTCGTTGTTGATGCGCGCCGTGCCGCAGCGCAGGCGCCGAGGCTAGGGAGTGAGACGATGGCCGAGTTATCTCGTCTCTTTGGGGTCGAGCTTCGAGAGGCTAGCCCTCGGCACGCCAGACCAGCTCGACCGACCCCTCGACCCACTTCTTGGTCCCGCGTGGCACCGGGTGAACGACGACCGAATGCAGATAGCGCTTCACCACTTCGCGCTGCCAGTTGAGGTCGTTCTTGTCCCAGGCCGCGCGCAGATCTGCCGGCGCAGCATCAGCCGTCGTCTTGCTTGCCCGGACGGCGTCGCGCTCATGTCGTAGTTCCTTGATCCGCATGTCGATGGCTTCGAGTGATGCGAAGTAGCTCTCATCGGTGATGCCGCCGGCCTTCCACTTGTCGATGAGGCTTGACTTGCGCTGCTGCGACTCAGCGAGTTCGGCTTCGCCGGTCCATTCATCGGTGATTGGCTCGCCGATCTGGAAGGTCTCGGCCTTCGCGAATAGAGCTTCGACTACAAACTGGTCGAGCCGCGCCATATTGCGCCCGATCCCTGCGCAGCCTCCATTTACCGGCGGAGGACAGATGTAGATCTCCTGCACGTAGCGCGAGCCGTCCTTGCGCTTGTACTTCTCGCCCTTCATTCCCCGCAGCGCTGTCATGCACTTGCTGCATCGCGCGATGCCGGACAGCAATGTCCTCGGCCGCGTTTGAGAGCTCGTTCGTGCGTTCGCCTTCAGCCGTGAATCGATCGCGAGCCAGTCATCAGGGCTGCAGATCGCCCGCCATGCGCCGACGACGGGCTGGCCCTTTGCATCTCTGACGATCTCGCCATTGAGCCTGCGCCACCCGCACAAACGCGGATTGCCGAGGTACTTGCGCATTGCGTCGGGTGTCCATGGGTTGCCTTTGGCTGAGGCAATGCCGGCGTCGCGAAGGTCGCGCACGATGGAGTTCAGCGACAGACCTGCAATGTAGGCCCGGACGGCCTTCTGTGCGAGGGGTGCTTCTGCAGGGTCGAGTGACAGTCGGTCGGGCAGCCAGCCGAAAGGTCGCGTTCCCCCCACGGGTTCGCCGCGCTCGGCCTTCTGGCGATGCTTTCGCTCGAGCCGCTCGGATATGCGCTCTGCCTCGGCCGCATCGACATTGGCCTTGATGCGCGCCACCATGCGTCCGTCCGCGGTGGACAAGTCGTCCTCTCCGCTAACCACAGTCGAGAAGATCACGCCGGTCTCACGATGTAGATCGATGAGGTCCTCGTTCTCACGCGGCCTGCGTGTGAGGCGGCCATTGGAGTAAGCGAGGACGTACTTGAAGCGCCCGGCCCGAACTCCCGCCACCATCTCATCCCAGGCGGGACGTGCTTTTCGACTGCGAGTTGATGCGCTGACGTCGTTGTCGATGAAGAGGGCGTCTTTGGCGATGGACACGCGGAGGCGTATGGCGAGCTTGCGGCAGTCTTCCTCCTGCCGCTTTACGCCGAGGGCGTTTCCTTCGGAGTCGTCAGAGATGCGGCAGTAGATCGCGCCGGGTCGAGTCACCGATGGAGGCACGCACTAAATACTACGTACGAACGACTACTACCACCAGCAGTATCTGGCCAAGAACCCGAACGGCTACTGCGGAATCAAGGGAACAGGCGTCTCCTGCGCGATCGGCTAGGGCGCTGCGAGCGAGCTGTAGCCGGCGCTACCGCGGGGTTCGCGCCGTTGCCGTCTGACGTTGCTAGAGCATCGTCAGACGGCAATCGCGTGTCGATCGGATGAGCGAAGGGTCAGTCCTCGATATATGGGCAGTGGCGACACCCTCGTCCACAGCAGTAGGCGCGGTCGGCAAGGAAGGATGCCGATAGGACGAACAGGCCCGAAGTCGGATCGATATATCCGGCTTCGTTGCGCGCGACCGCGTCGGCGTGAGCGCCGATGATCTCGTCTCGGCCGGGGGTGTCGAGCGCGAGGCGAGAGGGCGCCGGTTCAGTGAGCGGTCGTGCTGCAAGGGGTTGCTGGATCACGGCTATGAACAGTAGGCGCCGCTGATCGGCAGGTCCCAGCCAGCCGAATGCGGTGAGCGACACGCCGACACAACATGTGGTCCCCGAAATCATTGGAGATTCCACATATGGTCGGCGACGCAGCTGGTTCGCCGACCTTTCCAGGGCCGTCGAGGCAACAGGGAACCCGGTGAAAGACCGGGACTGCCCCGCAGCGGTGAGTGGGAACGACCGCCGTCCGCCGGCGCTGGATGAGCAGCGCAGGCGACAGCACTGAGGGAGACCTCGGGAAGCGACGGCTAGTAGGAGGCCCGACAGGGCCGTGCCCGCGAGTCCGAAGACCTGCCAGCGCACCGCACCCGCCGGGTGCGGTGGTCCGAGGTCGCGTGGGACGACCGGCGGGCTGAGGCGGCACCACTCGGGTGCCGCGATAGCGCCGTCGCCCCTCGTATCTCGGATCCGATCGGACCGAGCTCACGAGGAGAGGGCAATGACGGTCACCGAGGACGCACCCGCGATCCGCCGCACCCAGATGCAGGTCCAGAAGCGCAACGGTGATCTGGAGCCGGTCGATGTCAACAAGATCGTGCGCGCGGTCGAACGCTGCGCCGATGGGCTGGTCGACATCGACCCGCTGCGGATCGCGACGAAGACGATCAGTGGCCTGTACGACGGCGCGACCACTGCCGAGTTGGACCGGCTCTCCATCCAGACCGCCGCCGAGATGATCGGTGAGGAGCCCGAGTACTCGATGCTCGCGGCGCGGCTGCTGGCGAGCTACATAGACAAAGAAGTCCGCAACGAGGGCATCGCGTCGTTCAGTCAGTCGATCGCCGTCGGTCATGCCGAGGGCCTTATCGGCGACGAGACCGCGAGGTTCGTCAAGGACAACGCGCGCAAGCTCGACTTCGCGATCGACACCGCCGGCGACCGCCGCTTCGGCTACTTCGGGCTGCGCACGGTCTATGACCGATACCTGCTGCGCCATCCGGTCGGCCGCAAGGTCGTCGAGACGCCGCAGTACTTCATGCTGCGTGTCGCCTGCGGCTTGTCACAGACCCCGGCCGAGGCGATCGACTTCTACAACCTGCTGTCGTCGCTCGCCTACCTGCCGAGTTCACCGACGCTGTTCAACTCCGGTACGTCACACAGCCAGATGTCCTCCTGCTATCTGGTGGACTCGCCGCGCGATGAGCTCGAGTCGATCTATGACCGCTACGCCCAGGTTGCGAAGCTGTCGAAGTTCGCCGGCGGCATCGGGATCTCGTGGTCGCGGGTGCGCTCGCGCGGCGCTCTGATCCGCGGAACGAACGGCCAGTCCAACGGCATCGTACCGTGGCTGCGGACGCTGGACTCCTCAGTCGCCGCGGTCAACCAAGGCGGCCGTCGCAAGGGCGCGGCGTGTGTCTACCTCGAGCCGTGGCACCCGGACATCGAGGAGTTCCTCGAGCTGCGGGACAACACCGGTGAGGACGCCCGTCGTACGCACAACCTCAACCTCGCGAACTGGATCCCGGACGAGTTCATGCGTCGGGTCGAGGCTGACGAACTGTGGTCGCTGATCGACCCCAACGAGGCACCGGAGCTGCCCGACTTGTGGGGCGACGCATTCGATGCGAAGTACCGCGAGCTCGAGGCCGAGGGCCGCTTCGTCAAGCAGGTGAAGGCGCGCGACCTCTACGGGCGGATGATGCGCACGCTCGCGCAAACCGGGAACGGCTGGATGACGTTCAAGGACGCATCCAACCGGACCTGCAACCAGGTCGACCCGGCCGGTGGGCTCGGCTCGCCTGTCGTGCATCTGTCGAACCTGTGTACCGAGATCATCGAGGTCTCGTCGGACACCGAGACCGCGGTGTGCAACCTCGGGTCGATCAACCTCGCAAAGCACGTGACGGCGGACGGCGTTGACTGGGAGAAGCTGCGCGCGACGGTCCGTACGGCAGTGCCGTTCCTCGACCGGGTGATCGACATCAACTACTACCCGAGCGAGGAGGCGGCGCGGTCGAATCCGCGGTGGCGCCCGGTCGGCCTCGGGGTCATGGGACTGCAGGACGTGTTCTTCGCGTTGCGGCTCGCATTCGACTCTGAGGCCGCCGTCGAGCTGTCGACCCGGATCGCGGAGGAGATCTACCTGACGGCGCTCGAGGCGTCTGCGGAGCTGGCGAAGCGATACGGGCCGCACCCGTCGTTCAACGCCACGCGGGCGGCGCGAGGCGAACTTCAGCCAGACCTGTGGGGAGTCACCCCGACGCAGACCGAGCGGTGGGAGTCACTTCGTGCGACCGTGGCCGCGACCGGCTTACGCAACTCGCTGCTCATCGCGATCGCACCGACTGCGACGATCGCCTCGATCGCCGGCTGCTATGAGTGCATAGAGCCACAGGTGTCCAACCTGTTCAAGCGCGAGACACTGTCGGGAGAGTTCCTGCAGGTCAACTCGGCGCTGGTTGCCGAGCTGAAGGGCCTCGGCCTATGGACGCAGGAGATCCGGGACGAGATCAAGAGAGCTGACGGCTCTGTGCAGGGTGTCGAAGCGCTGCCAGCGGAGACCCGGCAGATCTACCGCACCGCGTGGGAGCTTCCGCAACGTGCGCTGATCGACATGGCGGCCGCACGTTCGCCGTACATCGACCAGAGTCAGTCGCTCAACCTGTTCCTGGCGTCGCCGTCGATCGGGAAGCTCTCGTCGATGTACCTCTACGCCTGGAAGAGCGGGCTGAAGACGACTTACTACCTGCGGTCGAGACCGGCCACCCGGATCCAGCAGGCGACGGTGGCCGCAGCGATGCCTGTCGAGTCGCCGGCGGTCGTCGACGTCACCGACGAGGCCGCCGTCGCCTGCTCGCTCGAGAACCCGGAGAGCTGCGAGGCGTGCCAGTGACCGTCGTCGATCTCACCGCCACCGAGCCGCAGGCCGCTTCAGGCGAGCGTCCGAATCTGCTCGACCCCGGATTCCAGCTGACACTACGACCGATGCGCTATCCGCGCTTCTACGACCAGTACCGGGACGCCATCAAGAACACCTGGACGGTCGAAGAGGTCGACCTGCACCACGACCTCCCCGACCTCGGGCGGCTCTCTCCCGCCGAGCAGCATCTGGTCAACCGTCTCGTCGCATTCTTCGCGACCGGCGACACGATCGTCGCGAACAACCTCGTGCTCAATCTGTACCAGCATTTGAACTCACCCGAGGCCCGGCTGTATCTGTCGCGGCAGCTGTTCGAGGAGGCAGTGCACGTCCAGTTCTACTTGACGCTGCTCGACACCTATATCCCCGATGAGCGGCAGCGGCACGAGGCCTTCGCCGCGGTCGAGAACATCCCCTCGATCAAGCGCAAGGCGGACTTCTGCTTCAAGTGGATCGACTCGCTGTCGGAGCTGCACCGGTTGGACACGACCGAGCAGCGCCGGGCGTTCCTTCTCAACCTGATCTGCTTTGCGACCTGCATCGAGGGATTGTTCTTCTACGGCGCCTTCGCGTACGTCTACTTCCTGCGATCGCGCGGCCTGCTCAACGGCCTGGCATCGGGCACTAACTGGGTGTTCCGCGATGAATCGATGCACATGGCCTTCGCCTTCGATGTCGTCGAGACGATCCGGCTGGAGCAGCCGGAACTCTTTGACGACAACTTGGCCGGGTTGGTCACCGAGATGATCGCCGATGCCGTGGAGTGCGAGACGCAATTCGCGGCAGACCTGCTCGGTGGCGGTGTCTCCGGGCTGCCGGTGGCGGACATGCGGCAATACCTCGAGCACGTCGCCGACCGACGTCTGACCCAGCTTGGCATCGCACCGCTCTACAACTCGACGAACCCGTTCGGGTTCATGGAGCTGCAGGACGTACAGGAACTGTCGAACTTCTTCGAGCGCAGGGTCTCGTCGTATCAGACGGGGATCACTGGTCAGGTTGCCTTCGACGACGACTTCTAGCGGCGCTTGTATGGTCCCGAGCCACTGCTTCCGGCCGATCGCTGGACCCACGGTCGCGACTTGCGCCGGGTTGAACTGACACCAGCAGTACTTGGCCAAGAACCCGAACGGCTACTGCGGAATCAAGGGGACCGGGGTCTCCTGCGCGATCGGCTGAGCGACCCACGCGAGTATGAGCCGGGCCTAACCCTCGTTTGACGGTGCCGCCGACTGGTACCGTAATGTGGTACCAGTCGGAGGTGGGCCAGTGGTCATTACTGCCAGTGAGGCGCGCAAGCATCTCTTCCCGCTCATCGAGCAGGTCAACGCGGACAGAACGCCCGTGGAGATCACCTCACGCCGCGGCGACGCCGTGCTGATTTCGCGCGAGGAGTTCGACGCTCTGCAGGAAACAGCTCATCTGCTTCGCGCGCCGAAGAACGCCCGGCGACTCCTCGAGAGCCTCGACCAGGCGGTCTCCGGCGAGCGCGAGGAGCATGAGCTGCAGCGGTGAGGCTGGTCTTCACGCCGCACGGCTGGGAGGACTACCAGCACTGGGTCCAAACCGATCGGACCACTCTCGAGCGGGTCAACAGGTTGATTGACGACGTCCTTCGGGATCCGTTCGCCGGCATCGGAAAACCGGAGCAGCTTCGCCACGTCCTTTCCGGTGCATGGTCGCGCCGGATCACCGAAGAGCATCGGCTCGTGTACCTCGTCGACGGTGACGACGTCGTGATCTTGCAGGCCCGCTACCACTACTGAGAGGTCTCGCAGCAAGAGCCTCCCCTTCGCGCGGCTTTCGCTACTCGACGCGCATCTCGCCGAGCTCGGACCAGTCGCCCTGGTCGAGCATCTGGCTCACGATCCGCGGGGTCTCGGCGAGGTAGCGGGGCAACTCCGCCTGAGCCCTGCGGAAGTGGTCGGACTGGACGTGGGCGGCGCCGGACTCACCGTCGCGGAAGGCCTCGACGAGGACGTACTCATTCGGGTCGTCGAGGCTGCGCGACCAGTCGAACCACATGCACCCGGGTTCGGCGCGAGTTGCCTCGGTGAACGGCTTGGCGATCTCGGGCCAGCGATCAGCCGCTTCGGGACGGATCCGGAACTTCGCGGTGATGAAGATCATGCGCGCCCTTTCACGACTAGCGACCGCTACGGCTTCTGGAGGTGCTTCGACAGACGCGCCACCCGCCAGGGTCGCGGCCCGCCCACGCGAAGCCCACCGCGCAGGCTCTCGACGGTCCCGATCCGGGAGTAGAACATCAGCAAGAGTGTCTCAGCGGGTCCGGTCAGCACCACATCGACCGGTTCGTCGCGGGTCGCTGGGCGGCTGTCGAGCCTGCCACCGGCGAACGCCAGCATCCAGTCGACCGCACCCGCGGTACGCACGAGCACCCGCAGCGTGCCGGTGGCGGTCGGCTCCGCGTAGCCCGGCGTAACCTGCAAGGCGCCGTTCATGATCAGCAGAGCGTCGCGGGAGTCGATCGTCCACGGCCTGCCGAGACCGCGGGCAAGGTCTCGGCCGTGGATCAGGAACTCACCGACGAGGTTGGACAGCCCGCCCGCGGCGTCGATCGTCGTACCGCCATGGAAGGGGAAGCGCTCCCGGAGGTCGACCTCATGCGCGGGGAACTCGCCACGGACCTTGTCCATCTGCGCATCCAGTTGTGCCAGCAGTTCGGTCATGTCGAGGCTTCCGAGTTCGTGAAGCTCGCGGTCGTTGAGTACGTCGACCTCGCGCACTGTGTCGCCGAGCCCGTCGGTGCTCCTGATGTCGCGCTCGGTATAGCGGCGCGCAACGGTCAGGATGTGGCCGACGAGGTCACGCGCTGTCCACGACGAGCCGGCGACGACCGCCTGCGGTCCGACGGCGCGGGCGAGCTCGGTCAGCCGAGCCTGTGCGTGGTCGATGCGGTCCCAGAGCTCCAGGCCATCCGTGGTGATGAATCGTTGATATGCCTGTGCCATTGCGATCTCCCCGTGAGCCGTGAAGTACTGAAATCTTCAGTACTGAAGTTTGCAGTACTATGTGACGGTGAGTGACCGCCTGTCAAGCAGCTCCTACGCCGTGCTGGGGATGTTGGCCATCCGCCCTTGGACGCCGTACGAGCTCACGCAACAGTTCGTGCGAAGCCTCGCCTACTGCTGGCCCGTCTCCGAGCGCCAGCTCTACACCGAACCCGAGAAGCTGGTGGCCGCCGGGTTTGCCACCGCGCGGCCGATCGGCCCGGAACGGCGTGCGCGCCGCGAGTACTCGATCACCGCTGAGGGTCGTGCCGAGCTCGCCAGATGGCTCGGCACGGCTCCTGCACCACCGCGGGTCTTCAGTGAGCCGCTGCTTCGGGTGCTGTTTGCCGACCAGGGCGAGCCCGCCGACCTGCTGCTCGCGCTCACGACGTTGCGAGCGGACATCCGCCAACAGATGCATACCGGTCGCGCCCAGATGCTCGAGTACCTCGACGGACGCGCTCCTTTCCCTGAGCGGACCCACCTGGTGGCCATGTTCGCCGACCTGACGGATCGGATCTTCCGCGTCATCGACGAGTGGAGCGACGAGGCCCTTCACGAGGTGGCGAAGTGGCCGACCACCAACGGGCTCGGGATGACTCGCACCGCGAAGCGCCAGCTGCAAGCGGTCACGCGACCCGTCGACCCCGAAGCGCGGCGATCTTGACGCTTTCGGCCTGATGGCGGCGTCTTCAGGCCGACAACGTCAAGATCACCGGGGAAGGGCCGGGGCGCGGCACACTGCAGTCGTGGCTGCATCGTCGGAACGTGCCGATTCCGTGCTCGACGGCGTGATCGATCCCGAAGCATTGCGCTTCACCGCCGCCGAGGTGTCGGCTCTGACGGGGGTGTCGCCCGCGTCGATGGAGCGGCTCTGGCACGCCGCCGGGTTCGCGTGGCCGTCGCCGACTGAGGTTGCCTTTGCCGACTCGGACGTCGAGATCGTCAAAGCATTCGGCTTCGGCTGTGAGCTCTTCGGCGAAGAGGGTCCGCTCCACTTCACCCGCGCAATGGGCGTCGCGATGGCCCGTGTCGGGCACGCGGCGGTGTCAGTGTTCCTCGTCGGCATGGCCGAGTCGCTGCGTGACACGCAGGAGGCCGATCAACGCGCCGCCTACGAGCTGGCAGGTGAGTCGTTCAACTCGTTGCCGCCGGTCCTGGAGCGGCTGTTCCGCCGGCACGCGAGCCGTGCAGTGGAGCGCTGGCGTCAGCAGCGGGACGCCGGGGAGCGCTACGACGTCCAACGCCTCGCGATCGGGTTCGTTGACCTGGTCGGTTTCACCGCCCAGACCCGCGACCTGTCGCCCACCGACCTGGCGGACCTGATGGTTCGCTTCGAACAAAGCGCCTTCGAGTCGGTGACGGCGGCGGGGGGCGAAGTGGTGAAGCTGATCGGCGACGAGGTGATGTTCGTAGCCGACGACGCCGATTCCGGCTCGCGGGTGGCGTTGGCGTTGACGCAGACGTACGCGAGCAGCGACGTGACCCCGCGAGGCGGTGTGGCCTACGGGGGAGTGCTGGCGCGGGGTGGCGACTTCTATGGGTCAGTCGTCAACCTCGCCGCGCGATTGACTGCGCTCGCCGCTCCGGCGGAGGTGCTCGTCACCGCAGACCTGCGAGACGCCGCGACCTCCGACGAGTTCGGCTTCGAGCCGGCCGGCCAGCCCTTGCTGAAGGGCTTCGTCGAGCCGGTCCCGGCGTACGCGCTTCGCTGGCGTCCGACAAAAAGCGGGTGATCTTGACGCTTTCGGCCTGATGGCGGCGTCTTCAGGCCGACAACGTCAAGATCACCGGGGAATGGTGGGGTAATTGCAGATTCTGCTAATTGGCTAACATCCACCCATGGCCCTATCGACTCCCGAGATCGCGGTCGCGAAGGCCGACATGTTCCGGGCGTTGGCGCATCCGACCCGGATCCGGGTCCTCGAGGTGCTCGTCGACGGGGAGCAGTCCGTGGGCGCGCTGGCAGACATCTTGAACGTCGACCTGCCCCCGCTGTCCCAGCAGCTCGCGGTGCTGCGCAACGCGCACGTCGTCATGACGCGGCGTGAGGGGTCGATGGTGTTCTACCGGGTCGCGGACCCGCGGATGTCGCAGTTGTTGGTGATCGCAAAGCAGCTGTTGGTGATGGAACTACGAACGGGGCAACAAATGCTGGACAGTCTCGAGGCAAATCTCGTCGGGCACGTCACGGACTGACCGTTGGACCCCATCTCCTGCAAGGTCGAGCAACTCCCGACCGCAACAGTGGTGCACGTGTACGGCGAGGTCGACGTCGCCGGCGCGCCAGTCCTGCGTGAGGCCCTGATCTCCGTGCTGGCTGAACCCTGCTCGCATCTGATCGTCGACCTCAGCGGCGTGGACTTCCTCGACAGCACCGGCATCGGCGTCATCGTGGCGGCTCACACTCGCGCCCTCGCGCAGAACGGCCGGTTCTCGGCGGTCGTGACGACGACTGCCGTGCGGAAGGTCCTGCAGATCACCGGACTGCTCCGTGCCTGGCGCGTCACCGGTTCGATCGAGGACGCGCTCAGCGACGTCTGACCGGCGCCGCTGAGCCGGGGGTGCTACGCCGGCAGGACGGTGACCGTGTCGTGCCAGATGCGCGCGCCCGACTCGCGCTTGAACGACCGGCGGGACCGTCCGCGCGGCGCGCTCGGCGCCGACTGGCTCACCGGCTCCCATCGGTCGAAGGCTTGCGCGAGCAGCGGTGAGTCACGGCGGATCTCGAGCTCGTACGCGGCAAGCCCGGCACTGATCTCCAAGGGCTCGTCGTGATTCATGGCAGGAATATCTCCGCGTTTGCGCGCGGGAATGCCGGTCGCCGGCAAGGCAGTCACCAAAGCGTCACCTGAGTGACGGTCCAAACGGGTACGCCGGCGCGAGCGTCAGC from Mycobacteriales bacterium encodes:
- a CDS encoding putative quinol monooxygenase, which gives rise to MIFITAKFRIRPEAADRWPEIAKPFTEATRAEPGCMWFDWSRSLDDPNEYVLVEAFRDGESGAAHVQSDHFRRAQAELPRYLAETPRIVSQMLDQGDWSELGEMRVE
- a CDS encoding ribonucleoside-diphosphate reductase subunit alpha encodes the protein MTVTEDAPAIRRTQMQVQKRNGDLEPVDVNKIVRAVERCADGLVDIDPLRIATKTISGLYDGATTAELDRLSIQTAAEMIGEEPEYSMLAARLLASYIDKEVRNEGIASFSQSIAVGHAEGLIGDETARFVKDNARKLDFAIDTAGDRRFGYFGLRTVYDRYLLRHPVGRKVVETPQYFMLRVACGLSQTPAEAIDFYNLLSSLAYLPSSPTLFNSGTSHSQMSSCYLVDSPRDELESIYDRYAQVAKLSKFAGGIGISWSRVRSRGALIRGTNGQSNGIVPWLRTLDSSVAAVNQGGRRKGAACVYLEPWHPDIEEFLELRDNTGEDARRTHNLNLANWIPDEFMRRVEADELWSLIDPNEAPELPDLWGDAFDAKYRELEAEGRFVKQVKARDLYGRMMRTLAQTGNGWMTFKDASNRTCNQVDPAGGLGSPVVHLSNLCTEIIEVSSDTETAVCNLGSINLAKHVTADGVDWEKLRATVRTAVPFLDRVIDINYYPSEEAARSNPRWRPVGLGVMGLQDVFFALRLAFDSEAAVELSTRIAEEIYLTALEASAELAKRYGPHPSFNATRAARGELQPDLWGVTPTQTERWESLRATVAATGLRNSLLIAIAPTATIASIAGCYECIEPQVSNLFKRETLSGEFLQVNSALVAELKGLGLWTQEIRDEIKRADGSVQGVEALPAETRQIYRTAWELPQRALIDMAAARSPYIDQSQSLNLFLASPSIGKLSSMYLYAWKSGLKTTYYLRSRPATRIQQATVAAAMPVESPAVVDVTDEAAVACSLENPESCEACQ
- a CDS encoding TraM recognition domain-containing protein, whose protein sequence is ITACGLAIAAGIAGIGWLVAHTAAALTGQHLTVSLTDSIRALIDWHHYLGDPRRAFPPGARHHLPGPALMYLAVAIVAGGLAAVVALAVRLANRLRLAHRRGYATGQEIRRTLSYRAAAQRGPASASGPRSVLALGIDRRTEQQLYGAAEDSYLYLGPPRSGKSVHLVIPQTLDAPGAALVTETRPDVLSHTLQLRATHGPVAAFDPQHLAGDRVPRLRWAPHAGCVDPLTAITRARALAAGAQLSPASVTDAAFWQGMTEAVLRCYLHAAALDDRSMRDVLTWTARPADPTPVRILRTHPDAAPGWVEELTAQSAADPRQRDSVWAGVRRAVDSLADPRVLDACSPPAGEALDLTEFIRDRGTLYLLGTTGAQLTVAPLVTALVEALVDTARTLAAATPGGRIDPPLTVLLDEAANIAPIPSLPNLLADGGGSGITTICVLQSLAQARARWGQAGADAMWDAATTKVILGGLAHAEDLQRISQLAGDIDDPVRTRTHGAGGASTSIAPRRLSALPIEVLRTLPEGTAIVLARRTPPVHARLTPWWDGPHAHVIEAALADRSNR
- a CDS encoding type II toxin-antitoxin system prevent-host-death family antitoxin; translated protein: MVITASEARKHLFPLIEQVNADRTPVEITSRRGDAVLISREEFDALQETAHLLRAPKNARRLLESLDQAVSGEREEHELQR
- a CDS encoding ribonucleotide-diphosphate reductase subunit beta translates to MPVTVVDLTATEPQAASGERPNLLDPGFQLTLRPMRYPRFYDQYRDAIKNTWTVEEVDLHHDLPDLGRLSPAEQHLVNRLVAFFATGDTIVANNLVLNLYQHLNSPEARLYLSRQLFEEAVHVQFYLTLLDTYIPDERQRHEAFAAVENIPSIKRKADFCFKWIDSLSELHRLDTTEQRRAFLLNLICFATCIEGLFFYGAFAYVYFLRSRGLLNGLASGTNWVFRDESMHMAFAFDVVETIRLEQPELFDDNLAGLVTEMIADAVECETQFAADLLGGGVSGLPVADMRQYLEHVADRRLTQLGIAPLYNSTNPFGFMELQDVQELSNFFERRVSSYQTGITGQVAFDDDF
- a CDS encoding Txe/YoeB family addiction module toxin codes for the protein MRLVFTPHGWEDYQHWVQTDRTTLERVNRLIDDVLRDPFAGIGKPEQLRHVLSGAWSRRITEEHRLVYLVDGDDVVILQARYHY
- a CDS encoding maleylpyruvate isomerase family mycothiol-dependent enzyme, encoding MAQAYQRFITTDGLELWDRIDHAQARLTELARAVGPQAVVAGSSWTARDLVGHILTVARRYTERDIRSTDGLGDTVREVDVLNDRELHELGSLDMTELLAQLDAQMDKVRGEFPAHEVDLRERFPFHGGTTIDAAGGLSNLVGEFLIHGRDLARGLGRPWTIDSRDALLIMNGALQVTPGYAEPTATGTLRVLVRTAGAVDWMLAFAGGRLDSRPATRDEPVDVVLTGPAETLLLMFYSRIGTVESLRGGLRVGGPRPWRVARLSKHLQKP
- a CDS encoding recombinase family protein translates to MPPSVTRPGAIYCRISDDSEGNALGVKRQEEDCRKLAIRLRVSIAKDALFIDNDVSASTRSRKARPAWDEMVAGVRAGRFKYVLAYSNGRLTRRPRENEDLIDLHRETGVIFSTVVSGEDDLSTADGRMVARIKANVDAAEAERISERLERKHRQKAERGEPVGGTRPFGWLPDRLSLDPAEAPLAQKAVRAYIAGLSLNSIVRDLRDAGIASAKGNPWTPDAMRKYLGNPRLCGWRRLNGEIVRDAKGQPVVGAWRAICSPDDWLAIDSRLKANARTSSQTRPRTLLSGIARCSKCMTALRGMKGEKYKRKDGSRYVQEIYICPPPVNGGCAGIGRNMARLDQFVVEALFAKAETFQIGEPITDEWTGEAELAESQQRKSSLIDKWKAGGITDESYFASLEAIDMRIKELRHERDAVRASKTTADAAPADLRAAWDKNDLNWQREVVKRYLHSVVVHPVPRGTKKWVEGSVELVWRAEG
- a CDS encoding DUF5522 domain-containing protein is translated as MSLTAFGWLGPADQRRLLFIAVIQQPLAARPLTEPAPSRLALDTPGRDEIIGAHADAVARNEAGYIDPTSGLFVLSASFLADRAYCCGRGCRHCPYIED